CAGCTTTGCTTCGAGCTCCGCCAGGCGCTGCTTGGCTTCCTCCGGCCGGGGAGAAAAAACCTCCTGGTAAAGGACTCCACGCAAGCCGCTGGCGGAGAGAGCGTCCAGGCTGGTGCCCAGATCCATGGCGTCTCCCAGGGTGGTGACGCCGGACCGAATGGCTTCGCAGACACCCGCCTGGGCCGAGATTCTGAGATCTTCTCGGGTCAGCAACTCGTACTTGGTCCGAGTGAGACGCTGGATCCAGTCCCAAAAGGCAAGATCCTCCAGGTAACCCCGCAGGATCGTCAGCTCCAGGTGGGAGTGCACGTTGACCAGGCCCGGCAGCAACGCCGCGCCCCTGAAGTCACGTACTTCCTGGCCGGGGTAGCTCCTGAGCATCTCGGCAGTCGGACCGAGATCCTGAATCCGCTCACCATCCAGGACAACCGATCCCTCGCAAATGGGAGGAGAGCTGACCGGTATTACCCAGCTGGAGGAGAGAATCATGAGGCCAGCACCTGAGTATGGAATGGGACCAGATGATAGCTGACCTCACCGGGAGGAGAGGCTGATTCAAAGCCGGCGACGCAATAGCCCTTGCCAAACAGATCGGTAGCCTGTCGTTTGAAATCCCGCTGAATGGCCGCTGCCCGGTCAGGATCCCGAACCCGGATATCAGCGATGTCGGCTGGAAGATGCACGACCGACGATGTCGCCGGAAGCCGGTTCTCTGCCCGGTGCACCCGGCTCTCGACCCGGGAGCAAACCCGTTGGCTGGCGAGGTGCCATTCGGCCACCAGGCGATCGGTGGGCAGTCGGCCGTGCAGAGAGCTGGTGCTGGGGCCATAGGCGTCGGCAACGTACCGCCGGCAAATGACTCCCAGACCTTCCAGATTGAAATGAGCGTTGTGAATTTCGAACGGATCGAAGGTCCATTCGATGCGCTGGAAGCCCCGGCGAATGGCCTCCTCCCGCTGGGCCAGCTTGAGCGCCTTGCCGATGCCTTTCCGGCGGAAGTCCTGCCGCACCGCCAGCATCTGTGAGTGCAGATAAACCTCCCCTTCCCGGAAACCGGGGAAAGCGTTGATGAATCCAATCACCAGCTGGTTACGATCCAATGCTCCCAGAACCAGTCCTCCGATCTTGTTGAGGAGCAAAAGCGTTCTCAAGGGCAGCAGGTCTTCGTCCTTCCAGCCCCAGGTGGCGCGCTGCATCTCGACACATTGACGCAGGTCCTCCGGCGAAGTCAGCTCTTCGATTCGAATATTGGGATCCCGCATGAGGCGCTAATGGTGGACAGCAAGATCCCCTGAGGAGACCCTGCGTTACTCGCCTACGTAGGTGAGATTGAAAAAAATGAAGTCGGCCACAAAATGGGAGATCAGGGCGGATTCGAATCCCGCTCGCCAGAAGATGCCTCCGAACACGACACCCGCCAGAAAGGCCGTGGTGAAGCCGAAGCTGCCGTGGATCAGGCCGAACAGCCAGGCGGACAGAAGAATCGAGCCCAGGACCGCCAGCCAATCCAGGCGGGTCCATCCCCGATCTCTCAGGGGCTGGAGCATTCGGGTCAATATATAGTAGAAGGCAGCCAACAGGAAGAAGCGAAAGACCACTTCTTCCGTCACCGCAGCCCGCAGCGAAAGCACAAAGCTGTCATAGAAACTGTCCATCTCCCGCAAATAGGCCGGGATCCGTGGACTGAAGCGAAAGGGAGCGAACATGCGGTGAAAGGAAAGGGCGATGGCCACTCCGGGAATTACGCCGAAAATCATCAATTGCCGGCCCTTGCCGAGCCAGGCCGAGGGACGGTTGGCCAGGAAGGGTTCCAGGCCGGTCTTCAGGGCGAAGACCGCCCCCATAAAGGCACAGGGAGCATAGAGCCAGAACAGTCTCAGGAATTCCCACCAGGGCCACGCCTGGCTCTTCTGGAGGTTCAGGTCCGAAAGGCATTGGCTGAAGCTGGACAGCAGACCCAGGATAGCTGCGTAGCGGGCCGCCGTGCGCCAGTCGATTCCCTGAAAGAAAAAGGGCGTATGCTTGGTGGGGGCAGAGGCCGTCGTCGGGGGTATTGAAGATGGATCGGGGTTCAACGGTTACCCTTCCTGGGCCGGGCTGCGAACCCGACGCCGTCCATTACCATGACCAATGCAGCGCCACACCGTTCCAGGCACAAGGGCGGTCCGTCACGGCGGGTCAACCCAGGGGTACTTCGACCTCCTGACCGCGCCTCTCGGCCGAAAGGTAGGAGGCGTACATCACGGCCAGGGTGTCTTCAGCCAACTCCCCACCGGATTGCGGTTCCCGCCCGGTAAAGATGCACTCCATGAAGTCCTGCAACTCTTGGGGATAGCCGCTCATCCAGTCCTCGTCCGGCGCCGGGCGGCTCCAACCCTGCTTGGTCCCTATTTTCTCCACGATATAGACATCCCGGAGCTGGTCCTCCCGCGGATTGTAGGTGGTTACGGAATCGGTCGGATTGATGTTGCAACGGGTCCGATGGTTGTTGGCCATGACTTCCAGCCAGTTGTGCACCCCGCCCATGACGATCTCGCTGGAGAAGATGTCGGCCACCATGCCGTCCTCGAAGACCACATGCATCTGGCCGTAGTCCTCGACATCCTGGTAATCGGTCCGTAGCTGTCCGGCATCCCGATAGGTGTCCAGGCGGGTGATCTCGTGGACCCGGGCGCTGACCGAGCGCGGGCGCAAGGGTCGGCCCAGCCTGGCCAAACCTTCCTCCCGCTTCAGATAGAGCGCCGCCGTCAGCGGGTGGCACCCCTTGCCCACGATGGAGCCTCCACCGGCCCGGGACCAGTGCCCGTAAGCTTCGGAGTGCGATCCGCTGTGGGACTCCTCCCCCATCATCCACAGGATCTGGCCCTTGGTGGAGTGCAAAATTTCCCGCTCTTTTTGAACGGAGGGTGCGTAGACCCAATTTTCCGCGTACATGAGCTGACGTCCCGATCGGGAGGCCGCCTCCCGCATCCGCCTCGAGCTTGCCAGGGCCTCCTGCATCATTGTTTCCTTGGGAAAACTGCGGGCATCGAAAGGGTCCTGTCCGGCCCCGAAGTAGCCGGTGAGCGGCTTTTCCACGATGACGTGCTTGTTGAATTTGAAGGCCTCCACGGCCACGGCTTCGTGCACATAGGCAGGCGCGCAGACATCGACCACGTCCGCCGCACTCAACAGGCTCTGCAGGGAGTCGAAGGCGTTGAGCCCGTGGGCGCCGGCAAAAGCCTCGGCGCTTTTTCGGGACCGGGACACGACTCCCACGACCTCCAGCGGGACGCCGAACACCTGCCGATAGCAGGCCAGGTGAAAGCGGGCCGCGAACTGCGCCCCTACGATACCGACTCGAATTTTCGATTGCATGAGTTCCTGACCGCTGGTAGGGGGTTGCGGCCCTGACAAGAGGCCCGGGGCCCCTTGGACGGGTTCAGGATGCCCCCGCAACTCCGCCCTCCGCCAAAAAGGTCTTAAACCTCACCAAGGCCTCCCGAAGGATGTCCCGGTCGGCCGCGTAGCATAGTCGTACCGATCCTTCCCCGCCGGCCCCGAAGGCCACACCGGGAGCAAATCCGACTTGCTTTCCAAGCAGAAACCTGCGGCAGAAGTCGAAAGAGTCCGACAACCCCTCGATTCGGGGAAACAGATAAAAGGCTCCCAGCGGTTCGGGAAGCGTGACGCCCGGCATGGCATCGAGAGCCAGCCGGCAAAAATCCAGGTTGTCCCGCAACCGCTCTCGCATCGAATCCAACTCCGATTCCCCGTCCCGGAGAGCCACTTCTCCCGCCTTCTGGGCCATGGCCGGAGCATGGGAGACCACGAACTCGTTCAGTTCGGTGGCCTTTCGGGCCGCATCCCGGCGGGTCACCAGCCAACCCAGGCGCCACCCGGTCATGCAGTAGGTCTTGGAGAAAGACTGCACCACGACGACGGCGTCGTCCCGGTCACACAGGCGCAAAATGGACGGGGCTACGTTGCCGCCGTAATAGAGGCGTTCGTAGACTTCGTCGGCCAGGAGCCAGAGACGGTGACGGCGGCAGAACTCCAGCAGGGCCTCCTGGTCCTGCCGGGAGGCCACCCACCCCAGCGGGTTGGAAGGCGAGGTATAGAGGAGTAGCCGGGTACGCGGATTCAGGCAGGACCGCAGCCGATCAAAGTCGATCTCGTAACGGGAGTCCTTTAAAACCATCGGCACTTGCCTGGGTATGGCGTTGAACATCTGGACAATGGCCGAACCGTTGGGCCAGGCCGGAGTCAGCAGCAGGGCTTCGTCCCCCGGGTCCAGGGCACAGCGAATGCCGACATTGAGCGCCTGCACTCCCGAGCTGGTAATGACAATCTCCGAGCCCGGGTCCAGGTCCACCTGGTGCAGTTCCCGGTACTTTTCCGCCAGTGCCTTTCGCAGGCTGGGCAGTCCGGCATTTTCGGTGTAGAAGGTGAATCCCTCCGCCAGCGCTCGGGTTGCGGCCTCCTTGATGTAGTCGGGGGTGGGTTGGTCCGACTCACCGAAATAGAGCTTCAGTACTCCCTCCATTGAAAAAGCAATGTCGGCGATCTCGCGAATGCGTGAAGCCGGCACGGCCGTGACCGAAGTGGCCAGGGCAGCTCTATCCATGATGGCCTCAGCCGGTCCGGTGGAGGAGGGACCGGCTTTTCCGATTGGGGTCGTCACTATTCCGTCCCGCGGCTGTCTCCCCGATCGGGGGAGGACAGGCTGAATTCATTGAAATGGCGTGGAGGCTGTGGTAAAAGAAAACTCTGCGTGGCGCTATGGTGTAATTGGTTAACACGCTGCCCTCTCAAGGCAGAGAGTACGGGTTCGATCCCCGTTAGCGCTACCAGATTTT
The sequence above is drawn from the Acidobacteriota bacterium genome and encodes:
- a CDS encoding pyridoxal phosphate-dependent aminotransferase, which gives rise to MDRAALATSVTAVPASRIREIADIAFSMEGVLKLYFGESDQPTPDYIKEAATRALAEGFTFYTENAGLPSLRKALAEKYRELHQVDLDPGSEIVITSSGVQALNVGIRCALDPGDEALLLTPAWPNGSAIVQMFNAIPRQVPMVLKDSRYEIDFDRLRSCLNPRTRLLLYTSPSNPLGWVASRQDQEALLEFCRRHRLWLLADEVYERLYYGGNVAPSILRLCDRDDAVVVVQSFSKTYCMTGWRLGWLVTRRDAARKATELNEFVVSHAPAMAQKAGEVALRDGESELDSMRERLRDNLDFCRLALDAMPGVTLPEPLGAFYLFPRIEGLSDSFDFCRRFLLGKQVGFAPGVAFGAGGEGSVRLCYAADRDILREALVRFKTFLAEGGVAGAS
- a CDS encoding CPBP family intramembrane metalloprotease — its product is MNPDPSSIPPTTASAPTKHTPFFFQGIDWRTAARYAAILGLLSSFSQCLSDLNLQKSQAWPWWEFLRLFWLYAPCAFMGAVFALKTGLEPFLANRPSAWLGKGRQLMIFGVIPGVAIALSFHRMFAPFRFSPRIPAYLREMDSFYDSFVLSLRAAVTEEVVFRFFLLAAFYYILTRMLQPLRDRGWTRLDWLAVLGSILLSAWLFGLIHGSFGFTTAFLAGVVFGGIFWRAGFESALISHFVADFIFFNLTYVGE
- a CDS encoding GNAT family N-acetyltransferase, with product MRDPNIRIEELTSPEDLRQCVEMQRATWGWKDEDLLPLRTLLLLNKIGGLVLGALDRNQLVIGFINAFPGFREGEVYLHSQMLAVRQDFRRKGIGKALKLAQREEAIRRGFQRIEWTFDPFEIHNAHFNLEGLGVICRRYVADAYGPSTSSLHGRLPTDRLVAEWHLASQRVCSRVESRVHRAENRLPATSSVVHLPADIADIRVRDPDRAAAIQRDFKRQATDLFGKGYCVAGFESASPPGEVSYHLVPFHTQVLAS
- a CDS encoding Gfo/Idh/MocA family oxidoreductase, translating into MQSKIRVGIVGAQFAARFHLACYRQVFGVPLEVVGVVSRSRKSAEAFAGAHGLNAFDSLQSLLSAADVVDVCAPAYVHEAVAVEAFKFNKHVIVEKPLTGYFGAGQDPFDARSFPKETMMQEALASSRRMREAASRSGRQLMYAENWVYAPSVQKEREILHSTKGQILWMMGEESHSGSHSEAYGHWSRAGGGSIVGKGCHPLTAALYLKREEGLARLGRPLRPRSVSARVHEITRLDTYRDAGQLRTDYQDVEDYGQMHVVFEDGMVADIFSSEIVMGGVHNWLEVMANNHRTRCNINPTDSVTTYNPREDQLRDVYIVEKIGTKQGWSRPAPDEDWMSGYPQELQDFMECIFTGREPQSGGELAEDTLAVMYASYLSAERRGQEVEVPLG